Genomic DNA from Peribacillus simplex:
TGCCCTGTAGCGGATTTTCCATCTAGCTGAAATAAAATCAAAATAAAACCATTAAAAATTTTGACTTACTGTCAAAAATGATGTACATTACCTATTGGGCGAACAATTTTAATATTAAATGATAAAAATATTCGTATATAGAGGTGCATAACATGGAAAACGTGTTTGATTATGAAGATATTCAATTAATTCCTGCAAAATGTGTAGTAAATAGTCGTTCTGAGTGTGATACATCCGTTACTTTGGGTAAACATACATTCAAGTTACCTGTAGTACCTGCCAATATGCAAACGATCATTGATGAAAAGATTGCCATTTACTTAGCTGAAAACGGTTACTTTTATGTAATGCATCGTTTTGAGCCAGAAAAACGACTGACTTTCATTAAAGATATGCATTCACGAGAATTGATCGCTTCCATCAGTGTAGGCGTAAAAGAAGAAGAATACGGATTCATTGAACAATTATCGGCTGACAACATTGTACCTGAATACATTACTATAGATATTGCACACGGCCATTCCAATGCCGTGATAAAGATGATACAGCATATTAAAAAACATTTACCTGAAAGTTTTGTCATTGCAGGAAATGTGGGAACTCCTGAAGCGGTACGGGAATTGGAACATGCCGGTGCGGATGCTACAAAGGTTGGCATCGGGCCAGGGAAAGTTTGCATCACCAAAATCAAGACTGGATTTGGAACGGGAGGCTGGCAACTAGCTGCACTTCGCTGGTGTGCAAAAGCGGCAAGCAAGCCAATCATAGCTGACGGCGGCATTCGCACGAACGGTGATATTGCTAAATCAGTTAGATTTGGAGCTTCCATGGTCATGATCGGTTCACTATTTGCTGGACATGAAGAATCTCCAGGTCAAACGATCGAGAAAGATGGAAAGGCATTTAAAGAATACTTTGGTTCAGCTTCTGAATTCCAAAAAGGTGAAAAGAAAAACGTTGAAGGCAAAAAGATGTATGTCGAGCACAAAGGATCTTTGGAAGATACGTTGAAGGAAATGGAACAAGATCTTCAGTCGTCCATTTCATATGCCGGCGGAACCAAGTTGGAAGCCATCCGGAATGTGGACTATGTGGTCGTTAAGAACTCAATCTTTAACGGTGACAAAGTTTATTAAGAAGGAATCATTAATAAAAAAGAACGGTCTAATCAATCGATTAGACCGTTCTTTTTTATTATACCTTTTTAACAAATTGGGATTTTAATTTCATTGCACCAAAACCATCAATCTTGCAATCAATATCATGATCTCCCTCAACTAGACGGATGCCTTTGACTTTAGTGCCCATTTTTAAGACGGATGAGCTCCCTTTCACTTTAAGGTCCTTGATTACCGTAACGGTATCACCATCGTTCAAGGCATTTCCATTAGCATCCTTGATCATCTTCTTTTGATCACCATTTTCCGTTTCCGCTTCCACCGTCCACTCATGGGCGCATTCCGGGCAAACAAAAAGACTTCCGTCTTCGTATGTATATTCTGAATCACATGCAGGGCAATTAGGAAAATCAGACATAAATTCACTTCCTCCATTCGTTATTGTCAATTCTAATATAATAATGGTTTACACACAACCGGCAGGCTATTACGGCTCCTGTTCCTCCCTTTCTCTAGAACCTATTGAGTTTTTACTATATACTTTTAAGAAAAAGCTGGAAAGTGCGGTGAACCCCTTGTTTAAACTACTATTGATAGAGGACGATACGACGTTATTCAATGAAATTAAAGATAGATTGGCGCAATGGTCTTATGATATTTACGGAATCGGCGATTTTAGTAAAGTGGTTCAGGAATTCACGGAAATAAAACCTGATTTGGTCATCATTGACATACAGTTACCGAAGTTTGATGGGTTTCATTGGTGCAGAATGATCCGGTCCCATTCCAATGTTCCCATCATCTTTTTATCTTCCCGTGATCATCCTACCGACATGGTGATGTCCATGCAGCTTGGAGCTGATGATTTCATTCAGAAGCCTTTTCATTTCGATGTACTCATCGCAAAGATACAGGCCACCCTACGCCGTGTCTATAATTACAATACCGAAAAGGTCGAATTGAAAACCTGGTGCGGGGCAACTGTGGATTACGAGAAGAACACGGTAACGGCCGAGACTGGCACAATCGAATTGACGAAAAATGAAATTTTCATCTTGAAAAAGCTCATTGAACAGAAAAACAAGATCGTAAGCCGCGAAGAATTGATCAACAGCTTATGGGATGACAAACGTTTCATAAGCGATAACACCCTTACAGTGAATGTGAACCGTTTACGAAAGAGATTGGATGAACTGGATTTAGGGCATTTCATCGAAACGAAGGTTGGACAGGGCTATATCGCCGTGGAAGAGGCAAATGCATGATCAGAAAATTTCTCGTGGAAAGGTTCAGCTGGATCATATTCTATATACTTCTTCATCTATTCATTATCTTTGTCGCTTATCTTGATTCGGCGATACCGTTAAAGCCCATACTGTATATTGTTTTTTTATCACTGCTCATATTCATTATATTTTTGATATTCCGCTATAAAAAAGAAACATATTTTTATAAAAGTCTAGAAGCGCGGGAAGACAACCTGGATATTACGAATATAGCCGAACCGGAAAGCCCTTTCGAAAAAATCATAGAAAACAGCATCACTAACCAAACCGAAATATTGAAGCAGTCCGCATCAATTGGTCAAATGACTTTAGAGCAGGAGAAGGATGAATTATTAGCTTGGATTCATGAAGTGAAGACACCATTGACGGCGATGCATTTAATGATTGACCGCTTGGATGATGAATTGCTGAAATCGCATTTGACTTATGAGTGGCTGCGCATTCACCTACTTCTTGATCAGCAGCTCCATCAAGGGCGCATGCCTTTCATCGAAAATGATTTGTATATAGAGAAAACCGATTTGGAAACAATAATCTTTGATGAGATTAAAACGCTGCAATCATGGTGCATTCAAAAAGGAATCGGCTTCGACATACAATTGGATGTAACCGAAGTGCTTACCGATGCCAAATGGCTGGCCTTCATCATGAGGCAGCTCCTGACGAACTCCATTAAATACAGTGAAAACTCGGATATCGTGATATATAGCCATGAACAAGCTGGACAAACGGTTCTCGAAGTGAAGGATTCTGGACGGGGCATCGACCCAAAGGATTTATCCCGCATATTTGATAAAGGATTCACTTCCACGACAAATCATCGTGACACTGCGGCAACCGGCATGGGA
This window encodes:
- the guaC gene encoding GMP reductase, whose amino-acid sequence is MENVFDYEDIQLIPAKCVVNSRSECDTSVTLGKHTFKLPVVPANMQTIIDEKIAIYLAENGYFYVMHRFEPEKRLTFIKDMHSRELIASISVGVKEEEYGFIEQLSADNIVPEYITIDIAHGHSNAVIKMIQHIKKHLPESFVIAGNVGTPEAVRELEHAGADATKVGIGPGKVCITKIKTGFGTGGWQLAALRWCAKAASKPIIADGGIRTNGDIAKSVRFGASMVMIGSLFAGHEESPGQTIEKDGKAFKEYFGSASEFQKGEKKNVEGKKMYVEHKGSLEDTLKEMEQDLQSSISYAGGTKLEAIRNVDYVVVKNSIFNGDKVY
- a CDS encoding zinc ribbon domain-containing protein YjdM, whose product is MSDFPNCPACDSEYTYEDGSLFVCPECAHEWTVEAETENGDQKKMIKDANGNALNDGDTVTVIKDLKVKGSSSVLKMGTKVKGIRLVEGDHDIDCKIDGFGAMKLKSQFVKKV
- a CDS encoding response regulator transcription factor, giving the protein MFKLLLIEDDTTLFNEIKDRLAQWSYDIYGIGDFSKVVQEFTEIKPDLVIIDIQLPKFDGFHWCRMIRSHSNVPIIFLSSRDHPTDMVMSMQLGADDFIQKPFHFDVLIAKIQATLRRVYNYNTEKVELKTWCGATVDYEKNTVTAETGTIELTKNEIFILKKLIEQKNKIVSREELINSLWDDKRFISDNTLTVNVNRLRKRLDELDLGHFIETKVGQGYIAVEEANA
- a CDS encoding sensor histidine kinase, translated to MIRKFLVERFSWIIFYILLHLFIIFVAYLDSAIPLKPILYIVFLSLLIFIIFLIFRYKKETYFYKSLEAREDNLDITNIAEPESPFEKIIENSITNQTEILKQSASIGQMTLEQEKDELLAWIHEVKTPLTAMHLMIDRLDDELLKSHLTYEWLRIHLLLDQQLHQGRMPFIENDLYIEKTDLETIIFDEIKTLQSWCIQKGIGFDIQLDVTEVLTDAKWLAFIMRQLLTNSIKYSENSDIVIYSHEQAGQTVLEVKDSGRGIDPKDLSRIFDKGFTSTTNHRDTAATGMGLYLTKNAAKSLFISIDVKSELGTGTAFALTFPKRNDFVNITSM